The proteins below come from a single Micromonospora citrea genomic window:
- a CDS encoding zinc-dependent metalloprotease, producing the protein MQQFMSQLQHLLSSSGSGPVNWDLARQVAASQLAASGDPAVSPYERNAVEEALRLADLWLEPASALPSGIQTSLAWNRNEWIFKTLDVWRKLCDPVASRMVGAMGDLVPPEARAQLGPMQSMVATLGGALFGGQLGQALGSLAAEVLSAGDIGLPLGPAGTAALIPANIRAYGEGLELPEDEVRLYVALREAAHQRLFQHVPWLRGHVLSAVEMYAAGIRVNREAIEEAMGRVDPTDPESMQAIALEGIFTPEDSPAQKASLARLETALALVEGWVCHVVDSAASGRLPNVVSLGEAFRRRRAAGGPAEQTFAALVGLELRPRRLREAAALWAALTEHRGISGRDALWGHPDLLPSDDDFADPVAFAMSELDLSELENFDFSAPGGPEEKAPGEPGQRPDDDTEGGDARP; encoded by the coding sequence ATGCAGCAGTTCATGTCGCAGTTGCAGCACCTGCTCTCCTCGTCGGGCAGCGGGCCGGTCAACTGGGACCTGGCCCGGCAGGTGGCCGCCAGCCAACTCGCCGCCTCCGGTGACCCGGCGGTCTCGCCCTACGAGCGCAACGCGGTCGAGGAGGCGCTGCGGCTCGCCGACCTGTGGCTGGAGCCGGCCTCCGCCCTGCCCTCGGGCATCCAGACCTCGCTGGCCTGGAACCGCAACGAGTGGATCTTCAAGACCCTAGACGTCTGGCGCAAGCTCTGCGACCCGGTCGCCAGCCGCATGGTCGGCGCGATGGGCGACCTGGTGCCGCCGGAGGCGCGCGCCCAGCTCGGCCCGATGCAGTCCATGGTCGCCACCCTGGGCGGGGCGCTCTTCGGCGGACAGCTCGGCCAGGCGCTCGGCTCGCTCGCCGCGGAGGTGCTCTCCGCCGGCGACATCGGGCTGCCGCTCGGCCCGGCGGGCACGGCCGCGCTCATCCCGGCCAACATCCGGGCGTACGGCGAGGGCCTGGAGCTGCCGGAGGACGAGGTCCGCCTCTACGTGGCCCTGCGCGAGGCCGCCCACCAGCGGCTCTTCCAGCACGTGCCGTGGCTGCGCGGGCACGTGCTCAGTGCCGTGGAGATGTACGCCGCCGGCATCCGGGTCAACCGGGAGGCGATCGAGGAGGCGATGGGCCGGGTCGACCCGACCGACCCCGAGTCGATGCAGGCGATCGCGCTGGAGGGCATCTTCACGCCGGAGGACAGCCCGGCGCAGAAGGCGTCGCTGGCCCGGCTGGAGACCGCCCTGGCGCTGGTCGAGGGCTGGGTCTGCCACGTGGTCGACAGCGCGGCGAGCGGCCGGCTGCCCAACGTGGTGAGCCTCGGCGAGGCGTTCCGTCGCCGCCGGGCCGCCGGCGGGCCGGCGGAGCAGACGTTCGCCGCCCTGGTCGGCCTTGAGCTGCGCCCGCGCCGGCTGCGCGAGGCGGCGGCGCTCTGGGCGGCGCTCACCGAGCACCGGGGCATCTCCGGCCGGGACGCCCTGTGGGGCCACCCCGACCTGCTCCCCTCCGACGACGACTTCGCCGACCCGGTGGCCTTCGCGATGTCCGAGCTGGACCTGAGCGAGCTGGAGAACTTCGACTTCAGCGCGCCGGGCGGCCCGGAGGAGAAGGCCCCGGGCGAGCCGGGGCAGCGCCCGGACGACGACACCGAGGGCGGCGACGCCCGCCCCTGA
- a CDS encoding YlbL family protein, with protein sequence MRRRGVTVLLGALLTTLLSIGVLGAPIPYVVLGPGPTVNTLGKENGKEVIQVSGRETSTSAGQLRLTTVGVQPTVKLRSAIQGWFSDDEAVVPRELVYPPGESREQVEERNAEDFKVSQTSAETAALRELGYPVQVVVKTVAADGPAAGVLKPGDVVTSVDGQPVSVAARLTELIRAKPAGTALEIGYTRGGAAATAKVTSREQDGRPRVGIEIEQQQPHPFTLNIDLEDIGGPSAGLMFALGIVDKLTPEDLTGGKIIAGTGTIDDTGRVGPIGGIAQKLVGAKEAGATAFLVPADNCAEAVRNPQPGLPLLKVGSLDEALTALETLRAGGQPARC encoded by the coding sequence ATGAGACGTCGCGGCGTGACCGTCCTCCTCGGTGCTCTGCTCACCACCCTGCTCAGCATCGGCGTGCTCGGCGCGCCCATCCCGTACGTGGTGCTCGGCCCCGGGCCGACCGTCAACACGCTGGGCAAGGAGAACGGCAAGGAGGTCATCCAGGTCAGCGGCCGGGAGACCTCCACCTCGGCCGGCCAGCTCCGGCTGACCACGGTCGGGGTGCAGCCCACGGTCAAGCTGCGCTCGGCGATCCAGGGCTGGTTCTCCGACGACGAGGCCGTGGTGCCGCGCGAGCTGGTCTATCCGCCCGGGGAGAGCCGCGAGCAGGTCGAGGAGCGCAACGCGGAGGACTTCAAGGTCTCCCAGACCAGCGCGGAGACCGCGGCGCTGCGCGAGCTGGGGTACCCGGTGCAGGTGGTGGTGAAGACCGTGGCCGCCGACGGCCCCGCCGCCGGTGTGCTCAAGCCCGGCGACGTGGTGACGTCGGTGGACGGGCAGCCGGTGTCGGTGGCCGCCCGGCTCACCGAGCTGATCCGGGCCAAGCCCGCCGGGACCGCGCTGGAGATCGGCTACACCCGGGGCGGCGCCGCCGCCACGGCGAAGGTGACCAGCCGGGAGCAGGACGGCCGGCCCCGCGTCGGCATCGAGATCGAGCAGCAGCAGCCGCACCCGTTCACCCTCAACATCGACCTGGAGGACATCGGCGGGCCGAGCGCCGGCCTGATGTTCGCCCTCGGCATCGTGGACAAGCTGACCCCGGAGGACCTGACCGGCGGGAAGATCATCGCCGGCACCGGCACCATCGACGACACCGGCCGGGTCGGCCCCATCGGCGGCATCGCCCAGAAGCTGGTGGGCGCGAAGGAGGCCGGCGCGACGGCGTTCCTGGTGCCGGCGGACAACTGCGCCGAGGCCGTCCGCAACCCGCAGCCGGGCCTGCCGCTGCTGAAGGTCGGCTCGCTCGACGAGGCGCTGACGGCCCTGGAGACGCTGCGCGCCGGCGGCCAGCCCGCCCGCTGCTGA